The genomic window CGCCGCCAGCCCGCCCGCGATGAACGCGCCAAGCGCAAAGGGCAGGCCCAGTATATAGGCGGCGGCCACCCCGGGGACGACCGAATGGGACAGGGCATCGCCGATCAGCGACCAGCCCTTGAGCATCAGATAGCAGGACAGAAACGCACAGACCCCGCCAACCAGCGACGAAACCCACATCGCATTGAACATGTAGCTATAGCCGAAGGGCTCCAGAAGCGTGCCGATCATGTCTTGCCTTTCGGCTCAGACCGCTCGCTGTAATCCACGAAGGGCCGTTCATCATCGGTGATGATGCGAACCACGCGCGGGTCGTCATCCTCGTGCAGTTCATCCCCACCCAATGTGAAGTGGCGCAACACGCCGCCAAAGGCCTTTTCCAGATTGTCACGCGTAAAGGTTGTCTCTGTCGGTCCGTAGGCCAGCACGGTTCCCTTGACCAGAACGGTGCGGTCGCAAAATTCCGGAACCGAGCCAAGGTTATGGGTTGAGACCAGCATGACGCGGCCTTCATCCTTCAACTCCCGCAGGAGCGCGACAATCTGTTCTTCGGTCTTCACATCCACGCCGGTGAAAGGTTCATCCAGCAGGATCACCTGCCCGTCCTGCGCCAGCGAGCGGGCCAGAAACACGCGTTTGCGCTGCCCGCCGGACAGTTCGCCAATCTGGCGGTGGCGGAAATCCTGCATGTTGACGCGGCGCAGCGCCTCTTCAACAGCGTCATGATCCGCGCGGCGGGGGCGCCGTAAAAATCCCATATGGCCATAGCGGCCCATCATCACCACATCCTCGACCAGCACCGGGAAGGCCCAATCGACCTCTTCGGACTGGGGAACATAGGCGACAAGATTTGCGGCCAGCGCCTCTTTCACGGTCTTGCCCAGCAGCCGGATGTCCCCGCGCGCGGCAGGCACGAACCCCATGATCGCCTTGAACAAGGTTGATTTGCCCGCGCCATTCACACCGACCAGGGCGGTGATGGTGCCCCGTGGTATCTCAAAACTGGCGTCATGCAGGGCTGTGTGACCATTACGGTAGGTCACCGTAACCTCCCGGGCAAGGATACCGCCTGACGGCCCATTGGTATCAATGCTGTGCAATGGCTCGGGGGATTGGTCAAGCATCATGACATCCTTGCTGTTTCGGGGTCTTTGATATCAACGATAAATCATAAACCAACCGCCGTGAACCAGGGCTCACGGCGGCAACACTTGTTAATTGGTCTGTGCGTCTCAGTTCATATTCTCGGTCAGACCATCGGCCACGGTCTGGGCAGTGACACGCAACAAATCAAGATAGGTCGGAACCGGGCCATCCGCCGTGCTGAGACTGTCCACATAAAGAACACCGCCATAGGCTGCCCCGGTTTCACGGGCGACCTGCTCGGCCGGCGATGTGTTGACGGTGCTTTCACAGAACACAACCGGAATGTCATGTTCGTTCACCGCATCAACCACACTGCGCACCTGCTGCGGCGTGCCAACCTGATCGGCATTCATCGGCCACAGATACAGTTCACGCATGCCGAAATCACGGGCAAGATAGCTGAACGCCCCTTCGCAGGTGACCAGCCAGCGCAGATCTTCGGGAATCTCTTCAACCGAAGCCCGAAGCGGCCCGATCGTATCGCGGATCTGCTGCTTATACGCCTCGGCATTGGCCATATAGGTGTCGGCATTGTCCGGGTCATGTTCGGCAAAGGCGGCGGCGATATTGTCGACATAGATCAACGCATTGTCCAAACCCATCCAGGCATGGGGGTTGGGCAGCCCTTCATAGGAACCAGACGCGATGGAAATCGGTACAATCCCGTCAGTCAGCGTCACCGAGGGCAGATCGCCAAGATTGTCCAGGAACTGTTCGAACCACAGTTCAAGATTCATCCCGTTCCACAGGATAAGATCGGCATCGCTGGCGGCGACAATGTCCTGTGGTGTGGGCTCATACCCGTGGATTTCCGCGCCGGGCTGCGTGATCGAAACAACCTCTGCCGCATCACCGGCCACATTCTGCGCCATATCGGCCAGAACCGTGAAGGTTGTTACGACGACAAAATCATCGTCTTCGGCAAGGGCAGAAGAGGCGAGTACCGAAGCAGATGCCAGCGTCGCGGCCAGTACGGCGGATCGCGGTGAGAATCGTATCATTTTTAAACTCCTAATCAGTTAAGACCGGCATACTGTGAATGCGAAGCAGTCGCAAGAGTCAAGCCAAATGAGAATGATACTCATTTTCTTGCTTGCCCGGTGATGACAGGCTATTCATATCTCATGGAGCATTCTGAACCCCCGGCAGAGAAAAACACCGAATATGCCCGGCTTCTGCGTGAAGCCGGGTTGCGGGTGACACAGCAAAGGACTGTGATCATCGCCATTCTTGCAACGGCAGATGATCACCCGAATGCAGATGATGTGTTTGTAAAGGCCCGGCTGCTGGATGACACGGTTTCGGTCGCCACCGTTTACCGGACGATGGCCACCCTTGAAGCGGCTGGGGTCATCCGCAAGCTGACTTTCGAGGACGCGCCCGCCCGCTATGAAATGACGCCGCATAACGACCATGATCATCTGGTGGATATCGACACCGGTGAACTGATCGAGATACCGGCCCATGAAATTGCCCGGCTGCGCGACAAGGCGGCGGCAGAGCTGGGATATGAAATCATCAGCCAGCACACCATCCTGCGCGGGCGGCGAAAATCTTGAAGCCCCCTGCCTAAGGCACCCTGCCTTAAACTTGAATCACAAATACCCTGCCACGCTTCGCGGGTCCGGGACATTTGTGATAAGCGATGTCTCAGGTGTAAGGCAGCATGCTGTAAAAGCCGGTAGCGCCCGCATCCCGAGACGGGTCAGGTCTTTCGGGAGGTCACCCGTTCGGTGAATGACAGCACCAGAAACGTCAGAACAACCCAGATTTGCAGGCTGAAAGGCGCGTAAGGCGTACCGCGCAGCCATAGGCGCACAAGGTCTCCCCCCGGCGGCAGGGCGCGCAGACCAAAAAGACCGGGGCGCGACCACAAGTCAAACGGCCAGAAACGGGACAGGTAGAGCAGCGCCACACCGACAATGACAGCCACCGCAATCCGCAGGAGACGTGCAATCATTCCAGCGCCTCCAGCGTGTCTTCATCCAGAATGAACACCGGCAGATCGCCGCGCAGCGACACCCGCCCCTCTGCCATCACAAGCAGCCCCACATATTCAAGGATGGCGCGGTCAATCGGGGTGCCATCTTCACGTCCCACAAGAAAAAACTCATGCCCCTGCACCGGTTCGGAGGACACGAAAACCGGTGGCACCTCCCCGATCAGGCACAGCGAGGCGCAGGCGCGATGGGCAATCCCGCGCCCCGGCCGCATGGCGCCCGCCAGGCATTTCCCGTCGCAGATTTCGCCGGAAAGCCGCCAGCGCCCCAGATCGGTGGTCTCCACATCGGGCACCTCCCCCTCTGCCGGCATGACACCCTGATTGCCGCCCGCCAGTTGCAGCATGTTCAGATCGCCCCGCTCCAGAACAACGCCCTGCAGGGTGACCAATGCGCCATCAAAATCCGCGACCCGCCCGGCCACGCCGAATTTGCCGCCCCCCGCCAGCATGATCGACTGACCGGCCCCGATATGGTCTGTTCCCTCTGTGACATGCAGCATCGGGTAGGGCACCATTGAGATCACACCGGTCAGAGCCTGGCGCCCGTAATCGAACCGGAACCGGCCCGGCCCCGGATCCTCCTGGGTGGAGCCCACCCCCCAACTGAACAGCGCAAACCCCCAGATCAGAACCGCCGAGACCAGCAGCAGAAACCCGCGCAATCCGGCAGGGACCGGCAGGTAACCCACAAAGAAAGGGCGATCCGGGTCAGACATCACGCAGTCTCCGTTGTCTGTGTTGGTCCTGTCTGTGCCGGCGCCGCCCCGGGTGGGACAGGCACCGGCGCCACATATGTTCCGGGCGGGTTGGGCAGGGTGCGGATAATCACCGCCCCGTCGCTGACCCGCAAATCATAGGTGGGCACTTTTTCGGTAAACGGCTCGGGGGAGCGCCCGGTGGTCACATCATACTGAAACCCGTGCCAGGGGCAGGTGACAAGGCAATCAATGATCCGCCCCTCACCCAATGGGCCGTTCTGATGGGCGCAGGCGTTGGAGATTGCCGACAGTTTATCGGATTGCCGGAACACCGCCACCCGGTCCCCCGAAGACAGGATCGCGACCTTGCCGAACCCTTCGCGCACATCCTCAACCCGGCAGACGGTTTCCCATCCGGGCTCTGCCGCCATTGTCGCGCCCGGGTCGCCCTTGCGGCGATCATGCCAGGCGGCGGCCACATGCAGCCCCACCACCAGCGCCGTGGCCAGACCAAAGCTGATCGCCATGCCCGGGGCATGCATATCCTGCAACACGCCCAGACCGATATGGCCCACCAGGGCCGCATAGGCGGCATAGACAAGGACATGCAGGTTTTTCCAGATCCGCGGCGTCAGGAATTTCATCCAGAAATCATGACTGGTCAGCGCCATGATCCCCAGGCACAGCAAGGTGAACAGACCCAGGATTTCAAAGGGAAACCCGCGCAACCGGGTGAAGGAGATATTGGCCGATAAAAGCGCCTCATACCGATCCACCGGCGAGAAGGAAAAATACCAGCCAAGGACAGAATAGGCATGGGAGAGCGCAATGAAGAACACCATCACCCCGAAATGACGCCGGTTATACAGCAACGGCAGAAACCGGGTGTCGAGCCGCGCCAGAGGACCGATGCACAGGATCACCGTCAGCATGAAAAACCCGCAGGCGCCAAACGCCCGCGCATTGCGGATTTGCGGATTGATCGGTTGTTCATGATTCAGCAGACCGGGGCTGATGAAGATGAAAATCCACAAGAACAGCGCCACGCCGGTCAGCATGATCGCGTCATATATCCATTTATTCGGGTTCCATTGAACCGGAATGTATTTGACGCTCATTGCCCGGCCTCCTGTGGCGGCTCCAGCAGCACCGGGGCGGTCAGTTCGGTCAGGCTCTGGCGCGCGGCCAGTGACGCGATGAAGATCAGCGGGATGATGATGGCCATAACGCACCAGGCCCGGGCGTGGAAACGGCGCGGCGGATGGTGGCGGCGTGTCCAGTCATCGCGACCGGTTTCCAGCACCCACCAGCGCCACAGCACAAGCGGCCAGATCATGATCACCCCCGGGGCGATCAGCGGCCGGAACACATAGGCTCCCCGGGCATCCTCGTCGATCCGCCCCATGCCGATGGTCAGAAAGGCCAGCGCCACGGCGGCCCCGACCCAGAGCCAGATTTTGGTCAGCAGAACAAGGGCGGCGGCCAGTGTCATTGAATACCTCCATAGGCCACGCCCGACAGGTCAGACATCTCGCGTTTCCAGGTGGTCAGGTCGGCGGATGTGAACCCCGACAGATGATCATGCCCACAGGCCCGTGCCATCACCGCCATCAGATGGGTGCTGGCCTCGAAGAAATTCGCCAATTGCCGGGCCGAGCTTTCGACGATGATCCGGCTGGCCAGTTCCGGTTTCTGACTGGCAATGCCGACCGGGCAATTATTGGTGTGGCAGGCCCGCATCGCGATACAGCCGATGGCCTGCATCGCCGCGTTCGACACCGCGATGGCATCGGCGCCAAGGGCCATGGCTTTCACGAAATCCGCCGGTTTTCTGAGCCCCCCGGTGATCACCAGCGTGACATCCTTGCGCTCCGATCGGTCCAGATGCCGCCGGGCCCGGGCAAGCGCCGGAATGGTCGGGACCGAGATATTGTCGCGGAAGATGATCGGCGCCGCGCCCGTGCCGCCCCCGCGCCCGTCAAGGATGATGTAATCAACACCCACAGCAAGAGCCGCGTCGATATCCTGTTCGATATGCTGCGCGGACAGTTTGTACCCGATCGGGATACCACCGGTCCGGTCGCGCAGTTCATCGGCGAAATCCCTGATCTGGGCCGGGTCCGTCCAGTCGGGGAACCGCGACGGGGAAATCGCATCCTGCCCCGGTTCCAGCCCCCGGACCTCGGCAATCTTGCCTTTGACCTTGGAGCCCGGCAGGTGCCCGCCGGTGCCGGTCTTGGCCCCCTGCCCGCCTTTGAAATGGAACGCCTGCACATTGGCCAGCTTGTCCCAGTCAAACCCGAACCGGGCCGAGGCAAGCTCATAGAAATACCGCGTATTTTCCGCCTGTTCCTCGGGCAGCATGCCACCCTCGCCCGAACAGATGCCGGTGCCCGCCATCTCGGCCCCCATCGCAAGCGACAGTTTGGCCGGCTCAGACAGCGCGCCAAAAGACATGTCCGAGACGAAAAGCGGGATTTTCAGGCGCAGGGGTTTCTGGGCATTCGGGCCGATCACCACATCGGTGCCCACCTCTGCATCATCCAGAAGCGGCGGGCGGTGAAGCTGCGCGGTCAGAATCTGGATATCGTCCCATGTGGGCAGTTCATCCCGTGGCACGCCCATCGCATCGACCACCCCGTGATGGCCGGTTTTCGACAATCCGTTCTTCGCATAGGACTGGATCAGCCCGGTATGGGGTTCCTCCGCCGTGCCATGTGACGTGTCCGCATAAAGACCCAGATAGGCATCGCGGTTGAAAGGTTGCGGGTTTTCGGCGGCCCAGGTCGTGATCTCGTCTTCATCGACGCAGATGTCATCGCCCTCCACCCAGCTTTTGAACTTCGGCAGCGCCTCCTCATTGGCATAGGCCGAGACGCCGGTTTCCAGCCGGTAATCCCAGTTATGCACCCCGCAGATCAGGTCTTTGCCGCGCACGAACCCATCGGACATCAACGCGCCCCGGTGCAGACAGCGGCCATAGAAAACCGAAAGCTCCTCATCAAAACGCACGACCACAAGATCAACTTCGCCGACCAGCGCATAAGCGGGGGACCGGTCTGGCAGGTTGGACAGTTTGGCTATTATGGCTTTGGTCATAAGTCCCTCTTCTTTTATACGTCTTTTTGCAATCCCGATACCCGCCCGATCCATCTTGCGGCAGGCGCGGCGGACACGCCATGCAGAACCGCGCTGATCAGAACCGCGGTGAAGGCGATCAGCAAAATCTCATCCCCGTGGGTCAGCCCGTCAAAATCATGCAACACCAGAAGCGCGAACAGCGCCGTGGCAAGACCGCGCGGACCGAACCAACCCATGAAAAGCTTTTCACCCGGCTCGGCCCCGCTGCCCGTGAGGGAAAGCCAGATCGCCAGCGGGCGGGCGACAAACAGGCTGGTGACGATCAGCCCGATCCAGACCGGGTCCACAGCCATCAGCCGGTCCATCGAAAATGTCAGCCCGATGGTCAGAAAGGCCAGAAGAACCAGCATCTGACCCTCGGTTTCCATGAATTCCAGAAGGAACGGGTGGCGTTCGCCCAGAACCATGCCAAAGGCCAGACCCGCCACAAAAGTTGCAAGAAACCCGTTGCCGCCCAGCTCGGCACTCAGCAGATAGGCCAGCCCGGCCAGCGCCAGAACGCCGATCCCCTCATAGAGATCATTGCTGTATCCGGTGGAGGAGGCTTTTTTGATAAACCAGCCACCTCCGGCCCCGACCAATGCTCCGGTCAGAACACCCAGCCCGACCTGCTCCATCGCGAAGACAACCCAGCTTGTCTGCACATTGTCGTGGAGCCCCGCAACCGCCAGGCATCCGAACAGCAATATCGCCGGCAGCGCCAGACCGTCATTCAGCCCGCTTTCCATGGTAATCGCCGTCCGAATACGCTCGGGCACGGCAGTATTGCTGATCACCGCCTGACCAAGGGCCGCATCGGTCGGCGCCAGAATGGCCGCCAGCAGCGCGACCTCCCACAGGGGCCAGTCAGGCAGCAGCGGGCGGGCGATCAGATAGCCGATCAGGATCATCAGCGGCAGCCCCAGAACCAGCATCCGCCCGGCACGGGTGACCCCGGCCCTGTCGCCGCGTTTCAGCCGCATCATCGCCGCGTCGGTGAACAGCACGATCACCAGCGTGATTTCGGCCAGAGGATGCAGCAAATCCTGAAGCTGCTGCATCTCGGGCGCGTCGACAAACAGCGTGGCCACCAGCCCCATGCCCAGAAACACCATCGGCGCGGTCACCACGCCCTCAGCCAGACGGCGCGCCATCAGCGCATATAGAAAGGTCAAAGCCGACAGGGCCAGCAGCGCAACAGTCACCCGTCCTCCCCCGCATCCTGTGGCCAGATACGCATCAGACCAGTTCCATATCGGTCATGATCTCCACCAGGGCGGGCCCGTCATAGGCAAGCGCCTCTGCAATCGCGGCAGGGATCTGATCTGCCTTGGTCACCTTGGCCCCGTGCCCGCCGCACAGCCGGGCAAAGGCCGCGAATGAGGGGTTGATCAGATCGGTCTGCCAGGCCGCGAAATGGCCCGCGCGCTGTTCCTTGGTGATCTTCCCAAGCTGGCCGTTATTCAGCAAAATATGGGTGATGTTCATCCGGTATTTTACCGCCGTGGTGAATTCCATTGCATATTGGCCAAACCCGCCATCGCCCGAGATCGAGATGACCGGCCGCCCGGCATATTCCGGGTCCTCCTGCGTGGCGGCCCAGGCCCCCATCGCCGCAGGGAAGGAAAACCCGATGGAGCCCAGATACCCCGACATCAGCACCCGCTGGCCCTTGGTCTCGAAATAGCGTCCAAAGGAATAGGTGTTGTTGCCCACATCCACGGCAATCACCGCATTCGCGGGGCAGAGATCGGACAGATGCCGGAAGATCACCGCCGATCCCAGCCCCTTGCCCGCGTCATCGCTGACCCGGCTCTGTTTTTCCTCCCGCCAGATGGCCCAGCGCTCCGCGATTCCGGCGGCATGATCCTCGGCCTCCGCATGGCGGGTCAGCCCGGTCTGCACCGCATCGCAGAACGCCCCGATTTCCCCCCAGACCGGCAGGGTGACGGGATGGAACTTGCCCAGCTGCGCCTGCTCGAAATCCACCTGGATGATCGTTTTTCCCGGTTCGATCCCGGTGTGATTGGCGAAAGACGACCCAAGGGTCAGCACCAGATCGGCCTCATTCATGAACCAGCTGGCAATCGGCGTGCCCGAGCGGCCCAGAACACCTGCTGCATAGGGGTGATCATCGGGGATCAGCCCCTTGCCCTTGAAGGTGGTCACAGCGGGCGCTTTCAACGCCTCGATCAGCGGCATCACCTTGTCCATGCTGTCAACCGCCCCATGGCCGATGACGATGAAGGGCCGTTTGGCCGCTGCGATCATCGCGCGCGCACGGTCCAGCTCGCTATCGGCGGGGATCACCACCGGCAGGGCCATGCGCCCCTCCGGCCCTTTTGCGGGCGCGTCCGAGGGGATGGTCTGCACATCATCGGGGAAGACCAGATGCGCAACATCGCGTTCGATGATCGCCGATTTGCAGGCCAGAGAGGCCAATTCGCTGTGCTGTGAACTGGTCAGCACGGGCTGCGAAAACTTCGCAACCGGCGCAAAGGCCGCCAGCAGATCAATATCCTGAAACGCCCCGGGGCCGAACACCTGTGTCTGCACCTGACCGGTCAGCGCCAGAACCGGCGCGCGGTCCACTTTTGCGTCCCACATGCCGGTCATCAGATTTGTGGCCCCCGGCCCGGCAATGGTCAGACAGGCGGCAGGTTTGCCGGTCAGCTTGCCATAGCCCGAGGCCGCAAACCCCGCCGCCCCTTCATGGCGGACACCGATATAGCGCATCTTTCCATCCGCAGTCTGCCGCCGGATCGCATCGGCCAGACCCAGATTGGAATGGCCCACCATGCCAAAGACCGCCCGGATACCCCAGTTCGAGAATGTCTCGGCCATCACATCGGTGACGGTCCGCTGATGTGGCGGCTCGGGCGCCAGCCCGACCAGAACATCCCCATCCTCAACCCGGACCGGAAAGATCGCCTGGCCCGTATCCTCATGCCCGCCGGGAGGCGCGCCGGTGACCGGGTCAAAATCCCACCCGTGCCAGGGGCATCTGATCCAGCAGGCGCCATCGACACCCTTCTCGATAGACCCTTCACCCAGGGGGCCACCCTGATGCGGGCAGTGATTGTCCATCGCGGCCCATTGACCGTCAAAATGGACAAGACAGATCGAACTTGTCCGCGCCGTCACCGTCATCACCCGGCCTTCCGGCAATTGTTTGGCTTCGGCGACCTTGATCCAGTCCAGATCCGTAGCTGTATCGTTCATATATGTCTCTCTTTGCTGTCGACCCCGGATATGTCTCAAGGCAGACATCTGGCAAATATAACGACTTCAAAAAAATACGCGCGCTGCCATCCCTCAAATCCCCTGACCGGAACATTAGGGATCGGCTGTATGTGCAGAAACTCACTTCATCTCAAGAATTTGTCAGGGACTGTGATGACACATCAGGGCCGGTGTCCCTGTCAACCGGGCACATAGGGGTATCACAGGCGTTACACTTTACTAGGGCGAAATCGTTTTATTCTGCACCACCGCTCATCAAAATTCGCGTTCTATAGCGTTTCGACTTACTGTTGAAACGCATTGGATCAACAGTTTGCTGACCCGGAGGCAGCGAATTTTGATTCAGATTAAATGAAGACGCCCCCTGAACCCGATCACAAGGAAAGGACGCCCGTCACAGGCGCCCCTTCCCCACACACACCTCGTGTGTCGCCCGTGTCAGTGCACGCTGACCGGCGTCATATCGTTCTGCCTTGCGACCATAAAGGCCAGCTTGCGGTCCTTGACCAGCGCCAGTTGTTCGCCTGTCTCGCTGCCGATCGCGTAAAGCTCCTCCAGACCCTTGGCCTGTTTGCGCACATCGCGCGGCAAATCCGCGACCGCAACCTTGCGGATATAAACAATCGGCTGTCCTTCGGTTTGGGCAGCTTCATTTTGTTCAAACATTGCTCTGACCTCCGGTTTTGATTTCAATTGTCTGTACAATACTGTCGGGCATCACGCGCGCCAGATCCACATGCAGCAGCCCATGCTCCATCAGGGCACCTGCAACCTCGACCCCTTCTGCCAGCACGAAACTGCGCTGGAACTGCCGTGCCGCAATGCCCCGGTGCAGGAACATCCGGTCGCTGTTCTCTTCGGCCTGACGACCCCGGACCATCAACTGACGGTCTTCAACGGTGATCGACAAATCCTCTTCGGCGAACCCGGCCACAGCCAGCGTAATGCGATAGGCGTTTTCGCCCTTTTGTTCTATATTATAGGGTGGATAACCGTCATTGCCGGATTTCGCGGTGCGCTCCACCAGCCGCTCCAGCTGATCAAAGCCCAGTAAAAACGGGTGTGATCCAAGGGTCAGTTTCGTCATTCGGCACATCCTTAGCATTCAAGCGATCTGCAGGGTCGGGCCCCGCATTCGGCAGCCCTGTTGCAATAAATATGGGGGACCGGGCACAGACCTGCAAGGGCAGGACCGCTTTGCCTCACGGGCATTTGTGGGTATCGTTAGCGGCTCTAACCGACGAATCCCCATCAAGGCCGGCCCATGAACGCCCCCACCGAGATGACCCATGAAGATGTGCTGCGGGTGAAGCTTGAAGTGCTGCGCCGCGAACATCGTGATCTGGATGAGGCGATTGCCGCCCTGGCGGACCGCACCATGCCGGATCAGTTGACACTGAAACGGCTGAAAAAGCAGAAACTATCCCTGAAAGACCGGATTGCCCGGATCGAGGATGAACTGACCCCCGACATCATTGCCTAAAGCACCCTGCCTTAAACTTGAATCACAAATACCCTGCCACGCTTCGCGTTCTCGGGACATTTGTGATGCGCGATGTCTCAGGTTTAAGGCAGCATGCTGTAGCCCGCCCGTCCGGCTAAAGCAGAAATCGTTTAATCTGACACAAAATTCCCTGCCTCCGGGTCAGCAAGATGCTGATCTCGAACGAGAATTT from Rhodophyticola sp. CCM32 includes these protein-coding regions:
- a CDS encoding manganese/iron ABC transporter ATP-binding protein; this translates as MLDQSPEPLHSIDTNGPSGGILAREVTVTYRNGHTALHDASFEIPRGTITALVGVNGAGKSTLFKAIMGFVPAARGDIRLLGKTVKEALAANLVAYVPQSEEVDWAFPVLVEDVVMMGRYGHMGFLRRPRRADHDAVEEALRRVNMQDFRHRQIGELSGGQRKRVFLARSLAQDGQVILLDEPFTGVDVKTEEQIVALLRELKDEGRVMLVSTHNLGSVPEFCDRTVLVKGTVLAYGPTETTFTRDNLEKAFGGVLRHFTLGGDELHEDDDPRVVRIITDDERPFVDYSERSEPKGKT
- a CDS encoding metal ABC transporter substrate-binding protein, producing MIRFSPRSAVLAATLASASVLASSALAEDDDFVVVTTFTVLADMAQNVAGDAAEVVSITQPGAEIHGYEPTPQDIVAASDADLILWNGMNLELWFEQFLDNLGDLPSVTLTDGIVPISIASGSYEGLPNPHAWMGLDNALIYVDNIAAAFAEHDPDNADTYMANAEAYKQQIRDTIGPLRASVEEIPEDLRWLVTCEGAFSYLARDFGMRELYLWPMNADQVGTPQQVRSVVDAVNEHDIPVVFCESTVNTSPAEQVARETGAAYGGVLYVDSLSTADGPVPTYLDLLRVTAQTVADGLTENMN
- a CDS encoding Fur family transcriptional regulator, with protein sequence MTGYSYLMEHSEPPAEKNTEYARLLREAGLRVTQQRTVIIAILATADDHPNADDVFVKARLLDDTVSVATVYRTMATLEAAGVIRKLTFEDAPARYEMTPHNDHDHLVDIDTGELIEIPAHEIARLRDKAAAELGYEIISQHTILRGRRKS
- a CDS encoding Rieske 2Fe-2S domain-containing protein — protein: MSVKYIPVQWNPNKWIYDAIMLTGVALFLWIFIFISPGLLNHEQPINPQIRNARAFGACGFFMLTVILCIGPLARLDTRFLPLLYNRRHFGVMVFFIALSHAYSVLGWYFSFSPVDRYEALLSANISFTRLRGFPFEILGLFTLLCLGIMALTSHDFWMKFLTPRIWKNLHVLVYAAYAALVGHIGLGVLQDMHAPGMAISFGLATALVVGLHVAAAWHDRRKGDPGATMAAEPGWETVCRVEDVREGFGKVAILSSGDRVAVFRQSDKLSAISNACAHQNGPLGEGRIIDCLVTCPWHGFQYDVTTGRSPEPFTEKVPTYDLRVSDGAVIIRTLPNPPGTYVAPVPVPPGAAPAQTGPTQTTETA
- a CDS encoding glutamate synthase-related protein, with translation MTKAIIAKLSNLPDRSPAYALVGEVDLVVVRFDEELSVFYGRCLHRGALMSDGFVRGKDLICGVHNWDYRLETGVSAYANEEALPKFKSWVEGDDICVDEDEITTWAAENPQPFNRDAYLGLYADTSHGTAEEPHTGLIQSYAKNGLSKTGHHGVVDAMGVPRDELPTWDDIQILTAQLHRPPLLDDAEVGTDVVIGPNAQKPLRLKIPLFVSDMSFGALSEPAKLSLAMGAEMAGTGICSGEGGMLPEEQAENTRYFYELASARFGFDWDKLANVQAFHFKGGQGAKTGTGGHLPGSKVKGKIAEVRGLEPGQDAISPSRFPDWTDPAQIRDFADELRDRTGGIPIGYKLSAQHIEQDIDAALAVGVDYIILDGRGGGTGAAPIIFRDNISVPTIPALARARRHLDRSERKDVTLVITGGLRKPADFVKAMALGADAIAVSNAAMQAIGCIAMRACHTNNCPVGIASQKPELASRIIVESSARQLANFFEASTHLMAVMARACGHDHLSGFTSADLTTWKREMSDLSGVAYGGIQ
- a CDS encoding cation:proton antiporter, whose product is MTVALLALSALTFLYALMARRLAEGVVTAPMVFLGMGLVATLFVDAPEMQQLQDLLHPLAEITLVIVLFTDAAMMRLKRGDRAGVTRAGRMLVLGLPLMILIGYLIARPLLPDWPLWEVALLAAILAPTDAALGQAVISNTAVPERIRTAITMESGLNDGLALPAILLFGCLAVAGLHDNVQTSWVVFAMEQVGLGVLTGALVGAGGGWFIKKASSTGYSNDLYEGIGVLALAGLAYLLSAELGGNGFLATFVAGLAFGMVLGERHPFLLEFMETEGQMLVLLAFLTIGLTFSMDRLMAVDPVWIGLIVTSLFVARPLAIWLSLTGSGAEPGEKLFMGWFGPRGLATALFALLVLHDFDGLTHGDEILLIAFTAVLISAVLHGVSAAPAARWIGRVSGLQKDV
- a CDS encoding thiamine pyrophosphate-binding protein; the protein is MNDTATDLDWIKVAEAKQLPEGRVMTVTARTSSICLVHFDGQWAAMDNHCPHQGGPLGEGSIEKGVDGACWIRCPWHGWDFDPVTGAPPGGHEDTGQAIFPVRVEDGDVLVGLAPEPPHQRTVTDVMAETFSNWGIRAVFGMVGHSNLGLADAIRRQTADGKMRYIGVRHEGAAGFAASGYGKLTGKPAACLTIAGPGATNLMTGMWDAKVDRAPVLALTGQVQTQVFGPGAFQDIDLLAAFAPVAKFSQPVLTSSQHSELASLACKSAIIERDVAHLVFPDDVQTIPSDAPAKGPEGRMALPVVIPADSELDRARAMIAAAKRPFIVIGHGAVDSMDKVMPLIEALKAPAVTTFKGKGLIPDDHPYAAGVLGRSGTPIASWFMNEADLVLTLGSSFANHTGIEPGKTIIQVDFEQAQLGKFHPVTLPVWGEIGAFCDAVQTGLTRHAEAEDHAAGIAERWAIWREEKQSRVSDDAGKGLGSAVIFRHLSDLCPANAVIAVDVGNNTYSFGRYFETKGQRVLMSGYLGSIGFSFPAAMGAWAATQEDPEYAGRPVISISGDGGFGQYAMEFTTAVKYRMNITHILLNNGQLGKITKEQRAGHFAAWQTDLINPSFAAFARLCGGHGAKVTKADQIPAAIAEALAYDGPALVEIMTDMELV
- a CDS encoding DUF1150 family protein, whose product is MFEQNEAAQTEGQPIVYIRKVAVADLPRDVRKQAKGLEELYAIGSETGEQLALVKDRKLAFMVARQNDMTPVSVH
- a CDS encoding Hsp20 family protein; this encodes MTKLTLGSHPFLLGFDQLERLVERTAKSGNDGYPPYNIEQKGENAYRITLAVAGFAEEDLSITVEDRQLMVRGRQAEENSDRMFLHRGIAARQFQRSFVLAEGVEVAGALMEHGLLHVDLARVMPDSIVQTIEIKTGGQSNV
- a CDS encoding YdcH family protein, with product MNAPTEMTHEDVLRVKLEVLRREHRDLDEAIAALADRTMPDQLTLKRLKKQKLSLKDRIARIEDELTPDIIA